The Nonlabens sp. Hel1_33_55 genome contains the following window.
GCAAAAAAGATCAAGGAGATCATCGAGATGAAAAATCCCGGCATTCATTATAAAGTGGGTAGTTTTTTACAAAAATTCTCCATCGTCTTGAAGAAAATTCTTCCAGAAAAGCAATATGAGAAAATGCTCAAGAAGCATTACGGGCTCTAATTTATTTAAAGTACTTTGTTGTTCTCAAATCCCTTCATTTGCGTCACTTTTTTATTGTTTTCGTTCTAAGTTTTGCTTGGTTTATTAACGCTCAAGATGTTGGTATTCTGTACGATCAAACTGGAAAACTCACCTTGCCTCAAATTGAAAACCAATCGTTTAAGCCCATCAGCAGTGGTTACTCAAACGGACTAAATAGAGGAGCCTACTGGTTGAAAATATCACCGTTAGAAGAGGTTTCTATCTTTCAACTAGAGAATAATCATATCAAACAAATTGAGGCATATACTCGCTCAGAGCAACTAAAACTTGATCGCTTCAATGGATTTACAAGTTTCCAACTGGATCAAGCCGAACCTACATATATAAAGTTGGGTGTGGATAAGGAAGCCTATTTCCCTTTTTCAATAAAGATTATAGATGATTATAAGCGTTCTGGTATCGTGAACCATATAGGAATGGGGCTTTTCTATGGTTTTGCCATGGTTTGCCTACTACTTAATCTGGGATTGTTCTATAATTCAAAGGATTTCACTTTTCTATTTTATTGCCTATTTCTGTTCTTAATTCTTTCTGTAATGGCGCATCGTGATGGAATGGTAGAAATCTTGGGATTACCTGATAACATAAAAGAAATAACGGAACCTTTATCTCTTTCTATAGGTGGATTGATGTGTGCCGTTTTCACGGGTAAAAGCATTAAGCTCAAAAAACATTTTCCTGTTTTGGTTTACAGCTATTGGGGACTTACAGTTTTAAGTTTGTTCCTTTTGACGATGTACTTTACAACTCAGGATTATTTATATGTCGTGGGTATTTACTTTGTTTGCTTGTACATT
Protein-coding sequences here:
- a CDS encoding LuxR C-terminal-related transcriptional regulator, coding for MRHFFIVFVLSFAWFINAQDVGILYDQTGKLTLPQIENQSFKPISSGYSNGLNRGAYWLKISPLEEVSIFQLENNHIKQIEAYTRSEQLKLDRFNGFTSFQLDQAEPTYIKLGVDKEAYFPFSIKIIDDYKRSGIVNHIGMGLFYGFAMVCLLLNLGLFYNSKDFTFLFYCLFLFLILSVMAHRDGMVEILGLPDNIKEITEPLSLSIGGLMCAVFTGKSIKLKKHFPVLVYSYWGLTVLSLFLLTMYFTTQDYLYVVGIYFVCLYIFVSSWISSLLLIRLQSFAIIFCLAYFFMMISAILFYLGPAFDIQLFEVKQGYLKIGALLEMVVITSAILYRLRIMDRRQKKMRKEMTEYLSHIDFLNEELEKNQLGQENVFTRFDLTSRESEVLELIAAGKTNKEIADALFISINTVKYHVKKVYEKLQVSNRKEAYQIVQSAI